TTAAAAACAACACTGGTACAAATGTTGCCTCATTAAAGCTTTAGAACAACAAATGCCACAAAAAGCACACTGGGGTGCTTTAAAATAATGCAGAGGACAACGGTAAAGGCCCCTAGTGGCTAAAGAACAACCAAAGGATCAAAATAAATAATGTAGCTGTACTACACCAAGAGAAGGGCAAgaggaacaaataaataaaacactggcTTCATCGAAAATACTGATTCTTACATATGATCCCTTGTTCCCTTCGGGtcaaaatgaaaatggaatgagctccaaaaagaaagggggaagtaACCCTTCTCTCTTCATTCCTGCCCAATAAACACTGGAATGTGATAAAGCCAGAatcaagggaggagggagggagagacttcagcaggaAAGGGTGGCAATCTGGACAGGGACTGGGACCCTCTGTCCACCCACATTCCCTCTTACTCATCCAGGCCTGGTATCAAGTCTGCAATACTGTCCACATAGTAATGAGGCACCAGGTCCTTTGTAGCAGGGCTGTCGCTGGCCATGTAAGCTTGTGCCTCCTCCAGGCGTGAGACCCCTGTCAGGGTCAAGACCGTCTCAAGGCCACAGTTCTTGCCGAACAGGATGTCTGTCTCCAACCGGTCACCCACCATGAGCATGCGGGATGGATCCACACCAAAGCGCTCCACAATGCACTCAAACATGTATGTGTTTGGCTTCCCAACTACCATCGCCTTGCGCCCAGATGCTGTTTCAACTGCAGCAGTGAGACTCCCAGTTCCTGAAAGAGAAAACACTTAGAATCAGAGCTgcaaggggtcacacaggccatctcgttcaaccccctgttcaatgcaggttTAGCtacaagcatccaggataagtatctgtgcaTCCACTGCTTCTCACCTTAACACAGCCATCCATCTGAATCACTTTGATAAAGTTAACAGCAGAAACCCCTGAACAGAAAAACCCACATAAATCACAGCAGAGTAGGAGTAATTAGGCTCCATTCTCATTGAAGAGATAAGCCTTGTCCTTGGGCTGAACCACTGCAGATTGCAGATGGGTGCTGCAAAGAGGCGAAGGAACATTCAGTTACTCAGCAAGACAGCACCCCAGTGCAGTCTGAAGTGGAATAGACCAGACAGAGTTATCACCTTGATAAAAACCAAGCACTAATAGGAGGATTAAAGCAAGAAGCTAAAGCCAACTTGTTCATAGGTCTAAGAGGTTCCAAGGTCTTAGAAGTCAGAGAGATCTTACACAGCTTTCATTCCACAAGCTGACACCCCAAAAGGTACTGCAACTTATTCCACTTTAATCCTTATGGTGCACACCTTTTATTGTCACTTGTACAAAGTGCTGGATGGTAAAGATGGACATGGAGGTAAACTTGTAAACTTTGGAACTGTCTTGAACTTGGAAGCAGAATTCTGAAAGGAGCTAAAAAAAACCTACATCAATCTGGGTCTAGAATACTGCAGACTGGTACATTTTACAGTTGAATCCTAGGTGGCAAACTGctattggggaccactgctataggtgGTGGTTCCGTGTTCAGGAAACCTTGGCCATAAGATGACAAGCTTGTAAGCACTCAAGAAGATATTGTTTCCATAATCCATACAACTGGGATCAGTTTTCTGGGAACTGCAAGTTGTGAgcagctgtcttttttttttttgtaaatccaATGCATTCTATTGATCAGGAAGAGAGCTCAGGATCTCCTACCTAGGAAGTAAAGGTAAgcactgtgcaagcactgggtcatgttacACATCAAAACAGGAAAATTCCCCCTAATGATTCAAGATTTCTGGAAATTTAcccctctgccactgagtcacattcaTTCATAGAGTTCAGATATTAAAAACTAAATACAGGGCGACCTAATCACCCGGATTTTTCAGGCCAGCTACTTCCAGTAACGGGGGCTTTAAGCCAGACAACAGGCAGGCAGACCTCCTGGTCAGAACCGCTGCTCGCCCTCCCCTCTCCGCCTTGCGACGCCTGTTGGCCTGAAAGCCTCGTCTCCGCAACCGAGCCGTTGGGGCAGGCTGCAGTGAGGGAAAGGCCGTCTGCGTATGCTCAGAAGCACTCTTGCGGCGCGGCTCCCTCCCTCACTCACCTGGGGTGCGCTGCCCATCGCTGAGCGGGTGCCAGGGGTCGGGGTCGGTGGCCACGAGCAGGCAGCGCGGGTCGCGCAGGTAGGCGCAGGCCTCGGACAGTTTGGCGAAGGTGAACTGGTCGTCGTAGCCGACGAGGACGGCGCGCACCGGGGCCCGCTCCTCgtcgtcgtcctcctccccgaccAGGCGCAGGCCCGCGTCCCGCAGCTCCCCGCGCAGCCCTTCGCCGCCCAGCACGAAGACGGGCCCCGGGGGCGGCGCGGCGGAGGAGTCCCCGGCGGGCCCGGCTTCGAACAGGAGGCGCTGCCGCAGGAAGAGCGCGGAGCAGAGCGCGGAGCTGAAGACCTGCTCGCCTCGCACGCCGCGGAAGCCCAGGCGCGAGAAGCGGCGCTCCAGCTCGGCCACCGAGCGGCGGCTGTTGTTGGAGACGAAGAGCGTGGCCTTCCCGCTGCGGCTCAGGCGCTCCAGCAGCTCCGCCGCGCCGGGCACCGCGCGCTCCCCGGTCCACAGGACGCCGTCGCAGTCGAAGAGCACCCCCTGCGCCTCCCCCAGCACCTCGCGCAGGCCCGGCCCGCTCAGCCGCCTGCAGCCCGccatgccgccgccgccgcccccaccaccggccctgccgccgccgccgccgccgccgccgccaggagGAAAGCGCAAGGGGCGGGGCAGCCGCGGACCAATCGAGGGGCGCGACGGCCTGGCGTGCCCACGCGCTGGGCCTCAGCGGCTAGGCAGGCTTCGGGAATGGTCGGGATTGgagggctggggggcggggacTTCCCTTACTGGCCCGCGGGAATCCAGGGCAGGGTTGGGTTACCATGACGACCCGTTACCGTAGCCAAGTGGAAGGGTGCGTTCCTCTTATGGCCTATCGGAACATGACCCTTAGACTTTCCGGggttggtgggtgggggaggaagtaTGCCGGAACTGGAAGCCCGGTCGGCTTTCCTGTATTCGCTGATTTTGCCAGAAGAAACCCACGTGGCATCTCGCCAAAGGGATGCGTCGAATGGGAATCGCATCGTTGAAGACTGGATTGACGTGACAAGGACTTCAGCCtatagggaagaggaagggaggcggGTCTAAAATGGCAACTCCTTTTTAAAGAAGTAAACAAACCGTCGAACCTGGGCGGGGAAAAGAATGAGTGACTAACTTTGCGGCCTATACCGGTTCCAGGAGGAGAAAAGTGGCGTGTTTCAGCCAATGGGTGCATGGCTCTCCCAAAGCCTGGCTGAGTAGGCCACATGCAAACAACACAGGGTGGGGGAGATTGCTTTGGCACTTCTGCCCACAGCTTGTATCTGAAGGCAGCTCGTGGTGATCTGCTTCATATTGACTcttgcataaggtgaccagactttaacattggtaaagcgggacaccattgacccgaggggggggggggtcttgatttaaaatgtggtctatatggagcaataaaaggtttcctagaatgcaaaaatagtattgtaatatatatattttaaatttcaacataagtataatttgccaggtgcccacagatgtccctccaaaagtgagacaatctggtcaccttactcttgcaTTGCACTGTCTCTGGGGCTTAGCTGGCTTGAACCCACAAGAGACAATGCTGGAACAGGTGAAGGAAGATAAAACCATGTGATGGTCCTTGAGTTTCCCCTTTCTGAGTTATTACCTGGGATTAGGAACTGGTAGGAGTGGGTAAAAGTCAGATCTCGGTGATTTTAAATGGATCCTCATgcattcatatgatttttacattgaaacaaaataaaaaccaccATTGGCTTAATCTACAGTGGatgcatgatttttgtggtgctgcccatagtctaagacaggggtagtcaaactgcggccctccagatgtccatggactacaattcccatgagccccctgccagcatttgctggcagggggctcatgggaattgtagtccatggacatctggagggccgcagtttgactacccctggtctaagacatGGTACAGTAtgaaaatggttttattttgtttcaacgTAAAAATCATGAATGCATGGGGATCCATGCCCTGGATACACATTTTTGTGCTGCTGCATTTTTTCAAATGGCCCAGTCTATAGGCCTGTCTCCCACATGTGATTTGATACTAGATTTCTTagacttctgtttttaaaagtggaGGATACATGTAGATCCTTTACTTTGTTCCAcctgatacatttaaaattggctGTTGTACTAAAAGAGAAAGATTTTCCAAAATCACGAAGCAAAAAAGCAGCATGTAATAAACTGGATTTAATGAAACAGGCTCTAGTTCATGAAGGTTTATGCCACAATGTATTTGTTACAAGGCTTTGTCATTTTACACAGTCTCAAGAACAATCCAGGAGTTAAATTTATCCTTGCTACAAGCAAAAGACAGACAttctttaaaaatgaagaaaCCTTCTCACATAAGTCATAAATATGAccccacatttaaaaaataatttatcaaTTATGTATAAAAATAAGTCATTTCCGCCCTCTGCCAAAGCCTAAAGGAACTAATGTAAAGAGATTCTTAAGGCATCTGCATTGCAAATGTAAGTAGTTAATTACTATGCGTTTTCATTCCCCTAAATCCTAGGATGCATATCCCTTTGATTGGGCCACGAACCTTTCACAAAGCATTCTGAGCATTAACAAAACTATGACCCAGTTTTTCTTAGAGAAGTAATGATAGCTCAATAGTTACATGTTTGTCAGGCAGATGTCCCTGTAGCAGAAGTGATCCTCAAcaaaaggattttatttttttcattcagAGGAAAGAACCAATATCTATCTTCCATCTAAAATTGGGCTGGTTTATATGTACATCCTAACTAGCATGTGTGAATGTAGTGTTTGTGAGGTCCAAACCACCCCGCAAATAAGCTACTCAGTTCACACATTTGACTGCCATTTATCAGCTGTAAAGAAATGAAGTGAGATGCTCACATGTAAACAAGCCCTATGTCTGCACAGACACAAAAATCCAAACTGCATTTAAGGTTCCCTGGTGAAGATCCCTAGAGGAGTTCTGTGCCTTTtagaaaagagaagaaggaaaataCTACCAAGGGCAGTGTCCACTGTCACTGCAATATTTATAATAGAGAAGATCACACCTGGCAGAATTTTCTGTGTAATTATTTGCATCTTGCAATCCTGCTGGACAACCCCTTAATTTTTACTAGACTCCTTCCCAAGTCCTTTATGAGTATCCTGAAAGATCTGACACATCTGGATTTGCAGAGTTTCTTGGCAAAGGGAGTGCTGGTCTCTTAACAGTTTTGTAATGCTTTATCTTTTAAAAGCCCAAATAATCCCTGAGATCATTCAAATTAACATATATCACTGAGGCtgcaattaaaaaagaaagatattACTGAAGACAACTGTCAGACTCATCTGGATGTGCTTACtggaaggaagtgattttttttagtATGGACTCCCCGTTTCCAGATTACAGAGTGTGGCAAGAAAAGCTCTTAATCAAGTTTTCCCTTGGACTATTGTCCCCACAAAAATTGCCAACAAAGCTGCTTTTATCCTCACTTTTGGGAGCAGTGGGGAAAGCTAACATATATTTCTCCTAATTtatgggaggaaaaaaaatgaggaAAGATGTCAGATGCCCTgtactttttctttcccttccacctGATTGGCTATACTTTATGAAGTTACATCACATGTCATTGTGTCCTAAGTGGACATCCACACATTATTAAAAATGAGGCAATAGACAAAAGAAGGATAATTCTGGCCTGGGCTGCAGGCTGCCAGTGGGAGAGGGTAGTTTTCTCCATGCAGGGAACATTCAGTAATACCATATCAGAAACATGGCTACGCTAAACCTGATGTGCTCGTTTACTAGATGTAGGGAGTTTTTCATGCGGGCCATTCAACAAACACATTTCAGAATTCTACCATTTCGTTCTATGGAATGTATACAATTGGCTTTGTAGCTTTGGGGGAGATCAGGGAAAGAAGGATCAATATGGAGAGAATGATGGAAATTTGAAAAGGAGGCAGCACTCGGAGAGGAAAGCAGAAAGAAAGGATGAGAAAGGGAGGCACGTGGAAGAGAAGTTTGCTTTTGAGGCTGCAGGCATGAACAGTGGCTTCCAATGCAGAACGGTGAGAGGAGTTAACATGGCACATGTATTTCCCACCAGGAACTGCTAGCTTTGTTTGATGTACATTGTTGCTTCAAATCCTAGTCTTTCTCCTCCTTTAGAAACTGGCCAGCAGAAATTATGCCTGTCTGGCTGCTTCTCTGCCTCAGTCATTCTCCAGTGCCGAGACCTTCGGATCAGATGCTGGTGGagagccattttctcccacaGACGTCGGCTCATTGTGTTCTGTTGCCAGAGGTGTGGAATGGTCAGAGGTTTCTACACTGCAGTCCCCACCAGGAGGCTCTTCAGCTGCTGTTGCCACCCCCTCGTTGCTCACAGGTtctgaaggtggctttggggaTGGTGGAGCATTGCGACTCAAACGCCTGGCTGGCTGTGGTGGAAGAGGTGGTGGTATCGAAGGAGCTCGCGTCAAGCCTCCACCTGTTTTTCGAGGGAGGGCTTtagggatggggggaggctctgagGCAGGAGGTTGGCTCTGGCGCTGCACAAGAGGTGGGGTCCGAGGCTGGGCTAAGGGTGGAGGCACCGTGGGTCGGGGTGGGGCAACTCGCTTTGCTGCAAATGAGACAAAATGTAGGTTTTGAAAAACACCTCTTTGTGGATACTGCTTATTATCCATATGCAGCCCTGTTCCATATCACTTTCTTCCTCTCTCAGCCTTTATTTCTAAGGTCTCCTCCAAAACATACAACGAAAAGCATTTTGTAACCCTTCTATCACTATCATTGTGCATATGTGAGCGTCAGTAAGGTAGTTTTAGCGGTACCAGGTTTCTGGTGATGTTAAGAATTCCTTTTAGTTTGGAAtctcatgccacttctgaggcggttttaaaaaaaaatgatgagaGGTATTTCCAAACAAATGGCTTATATTTTGGCATTGTGGTTAGgaatgccgacttctaatctggcatgctgggttcgattctgcactcccccacatgcagccagatgggtgaccttgggctcgccacagcactgaaaactgttctgacttaacagtgatatcagggctctttcagcttcacccacctcacagggtgtctgttgtgtgaagaggaaagggatggtgattgtaagccactttgagactcctggtagagaaaagtggcatataagaaccacatcactgataaagctgttctgaccaagcagtaatatcaggctctctcagcctcacctacctcacagggtgtcttgtgaggagaggaaagggaaggcaattataagctgctttgagacgccttcgggtagagaaaagcagcatataagaacccttaTATTATTTCCGTTCCAAGGAGGAGACATGGCTCAAGACTAGACTTACATTTACGTGAGGCTGAGACATCATCAGCAGGAACAGGAGCTGGCAAGGGGATTGCTGCTTCATCAGAGGTTTGTGTCACCTTTGGTAGAATGGCTCCTGTGGCCACCTCAGGGTTTCTCCTGtcagttaaaaaataaataaagacttcAAAGATCTTTGTATTGCCATGACCAGTAGCTCAACATTCAGTCCTCAAATAATAGATGATACAAGTGAACAAGCCCTATGACTGGTTTTGAGCAAGCAATGATATTTGTGTTTGATGCTTGAAAAGAAAACAACTGAGGGAGATGTGTGCTTTTAAGTGATGGAGCAaaggaaaaagaataaaataggagCACAATGAATTAGGAGGCCCATGCTGGGAGAGAATAGCTGAGGCATGTGAATTGGGTGTCTTGTGAGTGATGTTTTAGCTGCAAAGAGAAATCCTGTTTCTGAGAGATTGTAGCCATTTGAGTACCAGGGAAAATGTCATAACCCTGCAAGAAAAGTACTACCTGCTGGACGTGTTTGGTTTCCATGGGGCTTGCAAAGCTGAATTGTTTAGGTTAGCTTTTGAATGGTAATTCACATGTTTGGGATGATTGTATTAGTAGTACGGTGCTAGCCatgctgattgattgatttttaggtGACCCCTTCCCAGCAATAGTCTTGGGATGGCTGACAgcattaatgttaatattttattatttattattatttgttgttgtagGTTTTTTactttattgattttaatatttgAAGTCTCCTCAAGACCCTTTGGGTGAGtggtaactttaaaaaaacctaataaagggggaaaaataagATGACCAATTAATTTTGCAATAAATACTCCCAAGCTGTAACctggttttttaaaggaaaatataacCCCAATCCAAAACAAGACAGATCGCAAGTTTCTGGTCTGACTATAACCCAGAGCAGAGAGTCTCTGTCTTGGCAGGATTAAGTTCCACCTTGTTCACCCTCATCCAGCCCATAACTGATTTCAAGCACCAGTTCAGAGCACCAATAATATCCTTGGAATTAGATGGAAAAGAAaagtagagctgggtatcatctgcatttgGGTGACCCTGTAGCCCCTACCTCCTGATGACCTCTCCCAGTGGCTTCATGCAAATATTAATAGCATGGGAGAGAGGATTAAACCCTGATGAACCTCACAGGGCAAAAGCCATACAGCACAGCAGGAATCCCCCCCAATACTACTTTCtgagacacccccctcccaagaaaacagGACTCTAACCACATTAACATGGTGCCCCTTAGTGCCCAGCACTGAGACTCAACTCAGTAGGATACTAAGACAGATCATACCGAAGGCTGCTGAGAGATGCAGCAGGAGGGTCAACATTCTTCctgtctaaggtaaaggtaaaggtatcccctgtgcaagcaccgagtcatgtctgacccttggggtgacgccctctagcgttttcatggcagactcaatatggggtggtttgccagtgccttccccagtcattaccgtttaccccccagcaagctgggtactcattttaccgacctcggaaggatggaaggctgagtcaaccttgagccggctgctgggatcgaactcccaacctcatgggcaaagctttcagacagctgccttaccactctgcgccacaagaggctcattcttccTGTCTAGTTGCTTCTATATTATGGGGAAACTCCCTGCTTCAGGTAAGACAATAACAAGGTAGCCCAAAAATGTAATATGACTATGCTTACCTTTCTCCAGGCAAGGAAAAAACTGGTTCAGTGGGAATAAGGTGGGATGTGGGTTCCTCCACTGAAGGAAATTCGCTATTTTTTAATTCCAATGGAGGCGGAGTGAACAAGTCAGAGATGTTGAAGTCAATATCTAGAAAACAGCCAATAAAATAAATGGGACAGCCTAAAGGACACTGAACAACTAGTTCAACCCCTTCGTTTTACCCCCTCATCCCGTGGTCTTCTAGCCTCTTATTTTCAAAACACCACATATTGAGAAAATCTGAAGAAGTGGCATGTGttctaaataaattatttaattaaCATGCATTTTACTGGTTTCAAAAGTTTCAGAAATTTAGATCCATCTTCATTCCGGAATGCCTTTCCCACAGAGTAGCCCCCTGCTGTAGTAACAGTCTGGAATCCTTCTATAAATCCTTTAGATCAGCTGTTCCCAACCCCTGGTTTAGGGACCAGtatcagtccatggatcagttggtaccgggctgcagctcctcctcgtcctcctccctagctgctggctcaggggctgccttgccactctgccaccggctcgcctttggctggggatccccctccgtgtggcactgcgcagctgctgctggcagcgccccccagtgggtggcgagaagtcagggtgccggcgggaaagcaaatggagcaggggctcaggtggtggcaatgtccctcggcaaaagactacccccccccgggcctcagtaaaattgtcaagcattgaccggcccccagtgataaaaaggttggggaccactgctttagatgatcAGTGCAAATAATTGTtgtgcttttttaaagaaagggcttTACAGAAAGTTTTGTAAAGTGTTGGATCAATTATTTTGCATGTAAAGGTAATATAACTAGATCAAGATATGATTCCATAGATCTCCCGTTAGCTCTACCTCTGATCCAAGTTCTATGTCGCAAACAAGGAAAGCTGTCTTGAAACATAATTTTCTGGTTTAGCTGTATAACTGTAAAAAATATGATGCAGATTTGTCTATCTCTCCAGTTTTTAAAGATACTTGGATCAGTATACAAATGATTTCAGTATTTCTGGTACAGCTCTGTTTAGGAAGAAGAGAGATATATGGAATTCCTACCCCTCAAAAAATTCcatgttttttttctgtctaTGACCACACAAAAGCTTTTCCCACTCTTAGTCACAACGAGGTATTGGTTATTGAGCTGATCTCAGGCCCATCAAGTCAATAGATAATTAATTACCTCCTGGGAAGAGGGTCTCAGCATTCTGGATTAGGGGTTCTACAACTCCCACAACTTGTATGGAGGATACAGAAGCCATATCTAGCTGCACAGGGCTCCTGGGGAAGAACACAGATCAAGAACAATATTAATCAGATAACACAGCCAATATCCCAAGATGCACATCCATCCTTCCTGGCACAGAACTGGATAAAATTGTGAATTTCACTGGCTTTTACCACCAGATAGCTTACTCGGGGTTATcaacactgggttgggaaattcctggagattttgaggatggaaTCTGGGGAGAGCTGCACCTCAGTAATgtataataccatggagtccaccctccaaaccagccatttccccATGGAATTGGATCTCTGTTAaatgaagatctccaggcccagccTAGGGGCTGGCAATCCCACAGCTATACCAAAAGACCAGAAATGGCCAAGATTAAATACAGTATCATCGCTACATGCCACAATGTTGGGAAGCATACCACACCTTTCCCAGTTAGATTCTAGCAGCTCATGTGTGCATATTTCTGAAGAGCAAAGTTACCGCCACGTGTGGGAAGAAAACCTAACCTATGCAAACACATATGCAAACACATATTACTGAAGACAACTGGCAGACTCATATGGATGTGCTTACtggaaggaagtgattttttttagtACAGACTCCCTGTTTCCAGATTACAGAGTTGCTGGCTCAAGTTTGAGAAATCCTTGATGATTTGGCAATGGAACCTGGAGAGGGAGCTCAGAAAGAATGACACGCCATACAGTCCACACGTGGAaggtgctattttctccagggaagctgaaccccttaatctggagatcagttgaaatttcaagagatctccaggtcccgcctggagcaTGGCAGCCTTATGAAGGTTTTGCCTCCTTCCAACTCTCATTCTGTGACATTTTCCTGGATTGTTGATCTTTTTTAATGCACCCGTATCCTCCTGTTTTTCTTGTTGACACTTTGTCTAAAACACCGCAAATCATCATTTTTTATATGTATTTCACAAAATGTTTCGACAATATCTAGGGAATCGCTTCCCGGGAGCGTCATACCTTACCCTACAGTCTGTTGGGGCCATAACAAGTTGGGCCCTAGCACAATGGCAATGTTGCTTGGGGTCATTTTATTCACTTCCTGATGCTCAGCCAACTTGGCTAAAAACCGGATCAGATACCTGTTGGAAGAAGGGCAAGGAAATATTGTCTGGATTGTCATGCATTTTATCCGATGCATGATAAGACGACATTCAAAAGGCAAAGCTTTTTCCCCAGCACAGTTGGACctaatgatttttcttttctgtgtgtgtgtgtgtgtgatagagagagggagagagagagagagagagagagagagagagagactgagactTTCAGGCCAAAAAGTTAACACCTTGGCCTCACCTCAAGTTGTTGTAGTTGTCTTTGGGGAGGCAGTTGCAGGTGTCCCTGAGCAACTCCAGTCGACTTTCTGGCTCTTTCACCCTGAAAGAGAAGAGTGTGGGAAGCCTGTGGTGATTCCCTCCCAGGAGTGAGGAGAAAGAGCACTGTCCTGGGGAGGGGGTCAAGAACCGCATCTCCTGAGAGATCCCTGTGTCTCTGTAGGCCTGCCCATTGGTACCTGCTAACTGAGCCATCCTCTCAGTAAGTGAGGCTTTTCTTGAGCATAACCTTCCTGGGCTGTTGCTGTTTCTACAAAGAGATTTCCCCCTGATTACCTGATTAGAGCTGAGGATAGTGCTGGTTCACTCAGAGGTAGGAAATGCAGGGAGcagggagcaggaaggaggcatGTGGGGTTGACAGTCACTTGTAGGGAGACCTCCCACTTGTCTTTTCATTGCTGACCAGCAGCCTGCTGAAGGAGGGGATTTTCTTTTAAGGCTCCCAGATCCCACACTATTGCCTCAACATCATTTCCTACCTCTGAGTGAACCACCGCTATCCTCAGCTCTACTGCCAATGTTTAGTAATGCCAAGGAAGATCAATCCGTTCTAGAGACTCTGAAAACTGACCCACAACGTAGTCATATGGTGGTTTTTGTATCCACTGGCATCCAATATAATATAttgctctgtgttttgtttttgtgtaaaaCTGGACTGAGCTTTTAATTTTATGGCTTAAAAAGTTTAACACATGACATGGCTTTTAGTCCCTCTGAGACTTTTGAAAGGATgggaaaaatgtattttaaaacattaaaatattaatggtTGTATTTATTGTGTAACAGCAGCATTCATTCAGGCCAGCATCCAGCTGATAATCATATTAATTAATTGCATTTatagccttcctttcttccatcaCAGACCTCAGGATGACATCCATAGAGTATCCAGGAAATTTCAGATCCAAGCATTGATTAGTCCCAGATGGGTCTTTGTTTCAACCCAAGTGATGTATTATGTGCCTTCAGGTCATATTTAGGAATCAATTTAGGCTGTACTTTAACCTGTGAGATGTTATATGGGATCTGTCCACCATCACATATATTGGAGGAAACCCTCCATGGCTGATCCATGGCTTGTAAGTAAATCCCAttctttaaag
Above is a window of Paroedura picta isolate Pp20150507F chromosome 5, Ppicta_v3.0, whole genome shotgun sequence DNA encoding:
- the PDXP gene encoding chronophin; translation: MAGCRRLSGPGLREVLGEAQGVLFDCDGVLWTGERAVPGAAELLERLSRSGKATLFVSNNSRRSVAELERRFSRLGFRGVRGEQVFSSALCSALFLRQRLLFEAGPAGDSSAAPPPGPVFVLGGEGLRGELRDAGLRLVGEEDDDEERAPVRAVLVGYDDQFTFAKLSEACAYLRDPRCLLVATDPDPWHPLSDGQRTPGTGSLTAAVETASGRKAMVVGKPNTYMFECIVERFGVDPSRMLMVGDRLETDILFGKNCGLETVLTLTGVSRLEEAQAYMASDSPATKDLVPHYYVDSIADLIPGLDE